Proteins from a single region of Thunnus albacares chromosome 14, fThuAlb1.1, whole genome shotgun sequence:
- the ret gene encoding proto-oncogene tyrosine-protein kinase receptor Ret isoform X1 codes for MGSSCGFSRGNITVLLLLLVLLLEGATALYFPQKEYIETVYVGQLAGTPILQVHALQDSDSEQPHFYLCGKSSLRRQSFSSWFNLDVNTGILSLNKTLEESDFALLNQKSWSVKKLFLHATVLPNFTKESLCVNGKPRIILDFVNATMPQCAQTDMKELCFPHRDTANPHIIENRFPGALRQLRRLTRLNICPNYTISYNVESDTPAPFAVNENTTELVVTAPLDREESECYRLLLVCTVRTDTVITKVETSLDVYVDDEDDNAPYVNGTDTADIVISFNRTKGGSFGTLFVFDRDSTPIYSIDQSHNKYVGTLLNSDAWTKETFDIKGTFSEKKAAYGSIRETVHDYQLVLKRNLYVNENRTLQLDYLVNDTTYPGLEGTVLLHFNVTILPVHIRFTNITHMFTLTRRASVYAQVGRVCVENCLQFDGFRVTYRLEVPDKNVSADVQSCYAAISITQAPDEMWGLLYVNDSEALRRPECKDLKYLVVAQEEHTQLEASTQIHIILDGDVTKGSQESQQFLSCAEYRRRLDCESVRGLGATTGRCQWRQGTEKGISENYSTCSPDLGTCPDSFCDAVESKDMSICPQDCTKETVIGGHERGLRNGIQAGYGTCYCYAEKCFCEKEDDEEVICDDVCKTIIATALLLSFIVSILLSSYFIHRYHKNSPKPPIASAEMTFRRPAQAYPISFPANNVRRGSQESIETDTFKIPEDPKWEFPRKNLVLGKTLGEGEFGKVVKATAFRLKGKAGYTTVAVKMLKENASHSELRDLLSEFTLLKQVNHPHVIKMYGACSQDGPLYLIVEYAKYGSLRNFLRESRKVGPSYMGRDANRNSSYLENPDDRALTMGDLISFAWQISRGMQYLAEMKLVHRDLAARNVLVAEGRKMKISDFGLSRDVYEEDSYVKRSKGRIPVKWMAIESLFDHIYTTQSDVWSFGVLLWEIVTLGGNPYPGIAPERLFNLLKTGYRMERPENCTEEMYNLMLRCWKQESDKRPTFSDISKELEKMMVKSRDYLDLAASTPADALLYDDALSEEDTPLVDCNNAPLPRTLPSTWIENKLYGMSYPNWPEKSPVPLNRHDATNPVFTRYANDSVYANWMALPSPAKAVDKLDS; via the exons ATGGGGTCAAGTTGTGGTTTCTCTCGGGGAAACATCacggtgctgctgctgctgctggtgctgctgctggaag GAGCTACAGCGCTGTACTTCCCTCAGAAGGAATACATTGAGACGGTTTATGTTGGCCAGCTGGCAGGGACGCCGATCCTCCAGGTCCATGCCTTGCAGGACAGTGACTCTGAGCAGCCACATTTCTACCTGTGCGGGAAGAGCTCTCTCAGACGACAGTCCTTCAGCTCCTGGTTTAACCTGGACGTCAACACTGGGATACTGTCTTTGAACAAAACCTTGGAAGAGAGTGACTTTGCCTTGCTAA ATCAAAAGTCATGGTCTGTGAAGAAGTTGTTCCTGCATGCCACGGTGTTACCTAACTTCACCAAAGAGTCCCTGTGCGTCAACGGAAAGCCTCGAATCATCTTGGACTTTGTCAACGCCACAATGCCACAGTGTGCTCAGACAGACATGAAGGAACTGTGCTTCCCTCACAGAGACACTGCCAACCCCCACATCATAGAGAACAGGTTCCCCGGGGCCTTGCGGCAACTCCGACGTCTCACCAGACTCAACATCTGCCCCAACTACACCATCTCTTACAACGTGGAATCAG ATACCCCAGCACCATTCGCTGTAAATGAGAACACCACAGAGCTGGTGGTGACAGCTCCTTTAGACCGAGAAGAAAGCGAATGTTACAGGCTCCTGTTGGTTTGCACAGTTCGGACAGACACGGTCATCACCAAGGTGGAAACTTCACTGGATGTTTATGTCGACGATGAGGATGATAATGCACCGTATGTGAACGGAACAGACACAGCAGATATTGTCATCAGCTTCAATCGGACAAAG GGTGGCTCCTTTGGCACCTTGTTCGTCTTTGACAGGGATTCAACCCCCATCTATTCCATAGACCAGAGTCACAATAAGTATGTGGGGACCTTACTCAACAGTGATGCATGGACAAAGGAAACATTTGACATAAAAGGCACCTTCAGTGAAAAGAAAGCTGCTTATGGAAGCATTCGAGAGACCGTCCATGACTACC AGCTCGTCCTCAAGAGGAACTTGTATGTGAATGAGAATCGCACCCTGCAGCTGGACTACTTAGTCAATGACACCACCTACCCTGGGCTAGAAGGAACAGTGTTGCTGCACTTCAATGTCACCATCTTACCGGTCCACATCCGCTTCACCAACATCACGCACATGTTCACACTGACACGCAGAGCTTCTGTTTATGCACAG GTTGGTAGAGTCTGTGTGGAAAACTGCCTGCAGTTCGATGGCTTCAGGGTCACATACCGGCTTGAGGTGCCAGATAAGAACGTGTCTGCTGACGTGCAGTCCTGCTATGCAGCCATAAGCATCACTCAGGCCCCCGATGAGATGTGGGGGCTGCTCTATGTGAATGACTCAGAGGCGCTGCGCAGACCTGAGTGCAAGGACCTGAAGTACCTTGTTGTAGCCCAGGAGGAGCACACGCAACTTGAGGCCAGCACTCAGATCCACATCATACTAGATGGTGACG TAACCAAGGGCAGTCAGGAGAGCCAGCAGTTCCTGTCCTGTGCAGAATACAGACGGCGACTAGACTGTGAGTCTGTCCGAGGCCTGGGGGCGACAACAGGGAGATGCCAGTGGAGGCAAGGCACTGAGAAAG GAATATCTGAAAATTACTCGACCTGCTCCCCTGACCTGGGGACCTGTCCAGATAGCTTTTGTGATGCAGTTGAGAGCAAAGATATGTCAATATGCCCCCAAGACTGCACAA AGGAAACTGTAATCGGAGGTCATGAACGAGGCCTGAGGAACGGCATCCAGGCTGGCTATGGAACCTGCTACTGCTACGCTGAGAAATGCTTCTGTgagaaggaagatgatgaag AGGTCATATGTGACGATGTGTGTAAGACCATCATCGCCACGgctctgctcctctccttcatcGTCTCCATCCTCCTGTCCTCATACTTCATCCACCGGTACCACAAGAACTCACCCAAGCCCCCAATAGCCTCCGCTGAGATGACTTTCCGCCGTCCAGCTCAGGCTTATCCCATCAGCTTCCCTGCTAACAATGTACGCAGAGGCTCGCAGGAATCCATCGAGACGGACACCTTCAAAATACCT GAGGATCCAAAGTGGGAATTTCCTCGTAAAAACCTGGTGCTTGGCAAGACTTTAGGAGAAGGAGAGTTTGGGAAAGTTGTCAAGGCGACGGCATTCAGGCTGAAAGGAAAAGCTGGTTACACCACTGTGGCTGTGAAAATGCTTAAAG AAAACGCCTCGCACAGTGAGCTGCGTGACCTGCTGTCAGAATTCACTTTACTGAAGCAAGTCAACCATCCGCATGTCATAAAGATGTATGGAGCGTGCAGCCAGGACG GTCCATTGTATCTGATCGTGGAATATGCCAAGTATGGTTCACTCCGCAACTTCCTGCGTGAGAGCCGGAAAGTTGGCCCGAGCTACATGGGAAGGGACGCCAACCGAAACTCCAGCTACTTGGAGAACCCAGATGACAGGGCGCTCACCATGGGTGACCTGATTTCCTTTGCTTGGCAAATATCGAGAGGCATGCAATACTTGGCCGAAATGAAG CTTGTTCACAGGGACCTCGCAGCACGAAATGTCCTTGTAGCTGAAGGACGAAAGATGAAGATCTCGGACTTTGGCCTTTCCAGAGACGTGTATGaagaggactcttatgttaagAGGAGCAAg GGCCGTATACCTGTAAAATGGATGGCAATAGAGTCCTTGTTTGATCACATTTACACAACACAAAGTGACGT CTGGTCCTTTGGTGTGCTGTTGTGGGAGATAGTGACACTGGGAGGTAATCCATACCCAGGCATTGCTCCTGAACGCCTCTTTAACCTCCTGAAGACCGGCTACAGGATGGAGAGACCAGAGAACTGCACGGAGGAAAT GTATAACCTCATGCTACGATGTTGGAAACAAGAATCAGACAAGAGACCGACATTTTCAGACATCAGCAAAGAACTGGAAAAGATGATGGTGAAAAGTCGG GATTACCTGGACCTGGCGGCGTCCACACCGGCCGACGCCCTGCTGTACGACGACGCCCTCTCTGAAGAGGACACACCACTAGTGGACTGTAATAACGCCCCTCTCCCTCGAACCCTCCCCTCCACATGGATTGAAAACAAGCTCTATG GCATGTCATACCCGAACTGGCCTGAGAAGAGCCCGGTACCGCTCAACAGACATGATGCCACTAATCCAGTCTTTACAAGATATGCCAATGATAGTGTTTATGCAAACTGGATGGCTTTGCCTTCACCCGCTAAAGCTGTGGACAAGCTTGATAGCTAA
- the ret gene encoding proto-oncogene tyrosine-protein kinase receptor Ret isoform X2, with protein MGSSCGFSRGNITVLLLLLVLLLEGATALYFPQKEYIETVYVGQLAGTPILQVHALQDSDSEQPHFYLCGKSSLRRQSFSSWFNLDVNTGILSLNKTLEESDFALLNQKSWSVKKLFLHATVLPNFTKESLCVNGKPRIILDFVNATMPQCAQTDMKELCFPHRDTANPHIIENRFPGALRQLRRLTRLNICPNYTISYNVESDTPAPFAVNENTTELVVTAPLDREESECYRLLLVCTVRTDTVITKVETSLDVYVDDEDDNAPYVNGTDTADIVISFNRTKGGSFGTLFVFDRDSTPIYSIDQSHNKYVGTLLNSDAWTKETFDIKGTFSEKKAAYGSIRETVHDYQLVLKRNLYVNENRTLQLDYLVNDTTYPGLEGTVLLHFNVTILPVHIRFTNITHMFTLTRRASVYAQVGRVCVENCLQFDGFRVTYRLEVPDKNVSADVQSCYAAISITQAPDEMWGLLYVNDSEALRRPECKDLKYLVVAQEEHTQLEASTQIHIILDGDVTKGSQESQQFLSCAEYRRRLDCESVRGLGATTGRCQWRQGTEKGISENYSTCSPDLGTCPDSFCDAVESKDMSICPQDCTKETVIGGHERGLRNGIQAGYGTCYCYAEKCFCEKEDDEEVICDDVCKTIIATALLLSFIVSILLSSYFIHRYHKNSPKPPIASAEMTFRRPAQAYPISFPANNVRRGSQESIETDTFKIPEDPKWEFPRKNLVLGKTLGEGEFGKVVKATAFRLKGKAGYTTVAVKMLKENASHSELRDLLSEFTLLKQVNHPHVIKMYGACSQDGPLYLIVEYAKYGSLRNFLRESRKVGPSYMGRDANRNSSYLENPDDRALTMGDLISFAWQISRGMQYLAEMKLVHRDLAARNVLVAEGRKMKISDFGLSRDVYEEDSYVKRSKGRIPVKWMAIESLFDHIYTTQSDVWSFGVLLWEIVTLGGNPYPGIAPERLFNLLKTGYRMERPENCTEEMYNLMLRCWKQESDKRPTFSDISKELEKMMVKSRDYLDLAASTPADALLYDDALSEEDTPLVDCNNAPLPRTLPSTWIENKLYGRISHAFTRF; from the exons ATGGGGTCAAGTTGTGGTTTCTCTCGGGGAAACATCacggtgctgctgctgctgctggtgctgctgctggaag GAGCTACAGCGCTGTACTTCCCTCAGAAGGAATACATTGAGACGGTTTATGTTGGCCAGCTGGCAGGGACGCCGATCCTCCAGGTCCATGCCTTGCAGGACAGTGACTCTGAGCAGCCACATTTCTACCTGTGCGGGAAGAGCTCTCTCAGACGACAGTCCTTCAGCTCCTGGTTTAACCTGGACGTCAACACTGGGATACTGTCTTTGAACAAAACCTTGGAAGAGAGTGACTTTGCCTTGCTAA ATCAAAAGTCATGGTCTGTGAAGAAGTTGTTCCTGCATGCCACGGTGTTACCTAACTTCACCAAAGAGTCCCTGTGCGTCAACGGAAAGCCTCGAATCATCTTGGACTTTGTCAACGCCACAATGCCACAGTGTGCTCAGACAGACATGAAGGAACTGTGCTTCCCTCACAGAGACACTGCCAACCCCCACATCATAGAGAACAGGTTCCCCGGGGCCTTGCGGCAACTCCGACGTCTCACCAGACTCAACATCTGCCCCAACTACACCATCTCTTACAACGTGGAATCAG ATACCCCAGCACCATTCGCTGTAAATGAGAACACCACAGAGCTGGTGGTGACAGCTCCTTTAGACCGAGAAGAAAGCGAATGTTACAGGCTCCTGTTGGTTTGCACAGTTCGGACAGACACGGTCATCACCAAGGTGGAAACTTCACTGGATGTTTATGTCGACGATGAGGATGATAATGCACCGTATGTGAACGGAACAGACACAGCAGATATTGTCATCAGCTTCAATCGGACAAAG GGTGGCTCCTTTGGCACCTTGTTCGTCTTTGACAGGGATTCAACCCCCATCTATTCCATAGACCAGAGTCACAATAAGTATGTGGGGACCTTACTCAACAGTGATGCATGGACAAAGGAAACATTTGACATAAAAGGCACCTTCAGTGAAAAGAAAGCTGCTTATGGAAGCATTCGAGAGACCGTCCATGACTACC AGCTCGTCCTCAAGAGGAACTTGTATGTGAATGAGAATCGCACCCTGCAGCTGGACTACTTAGTCAATGACACCACCTACCCTGGGCTAGAAGGAACAGTGTTGCTGCACTTCAATGTCACCATCTTACCGGTCCACATCCGCTTCACCAACATCACGCACATGTTCACACTGACACGCAGAGCTTCTGTTTATGCACAG GTTGGTAGAGTCTGTGTGGAAAACTGCCTGCAGTTCGATGGCTTCAGGGTCACATACCGGCTTGAGGTGCCAGATAAGAACGTGTCTGCTGACGTGCAGTCCTGCTATGCAGCCATAAGCATCACTCAGGCCCCCGATGAGATGTGGGGGCTGCTCTATGTGAATGACTCAGAGGCGCTGCGCAGACCTGAGTGCAAGGACCTGAAGTACCTTGTTGTAGCCCAGGAGGAGCACACGCAACTTGAGGCCAGCACTCAGATCCACATCATACTAGATGGTGACG TAACCAAGGGCAGTCAGGAGAGCCAGCAGTTCCTGTCCTGTGCAGAATACAGACGGCGACTAGACTGTGAGTCTGTCCGAGGCCTGGGGGCGACAACAGGGAGATGCCAGTGGAGGCAAGGCACTGAGAAAG GAATATCTGAAAATTACTCGACCTGCTCCCCTGACCTGGGGACCTGTCCAGATAGCTTTTGTGATGCAGTTGAGAGCAAAGATATGTCAATATGCCCCCAAGACTGCACAA AGGAAACTGTAATCGGAGGTCATGAACGAGGCCTGAGGAACGGCATCCAGGCTGGCTATGGAACCTGCTACTGCTACGCTGAGAAATGCTTCTGTgagaaggaagatgatgaag AGGTCATATGTGACGATGTGTGTAAGACCATCATCGCCACGgctctgctcctctccttcatcGTCTCCATCCTCCTGTCCTCATACTTCATCCACCGGTACCACAAGAACTCACCCAAGCCCCCAATAGCCTCCGCTGAGATGACTTTCCGCCGTCCAGCTCAGGCTTATCCCATCAGCTTCCCTGCTAACAATGTACGCAGAGGCTCGCAGGAATCCATCGAGACGGACACCTTCAAAATACCT GAGGATCCAAAGTGGGAATTTCCTCGTAAAAACCTGGTGCTTGGCAAGACTTTAGGAGAAGGAGAGTTTGGGAAAGTTGTCAAGGCGACGGCATTCAGGCTGAAAGGAAAAGCTGGTTACACCACTGTGGCTGTGAAAATGCTTAAAG AAAACGCCTCGCACAGTGAGCTGCGTGACCTGCTGTCAGAATTCACTTTACTGAAGCAAGTCAACCATCCGCATGTCATAAAGATGTATGGAGCGTGCAGCCAGGACG GTCCATTGTATCTGATCGTGGAATATGCCAAGTATGGTTCACTCCGCAACTTCCTGCGTGAGAGCCGGAAAGTTGGCCCGAGCTACATGGGAAGGGACGCCAACCGAAACTCCAGCTACTTGGAGAACCCAGATGACAGGGCGCTCACCATGGGTGACCTGATTTCCTTTGCTTGGCAAATATCGAGAGGCATGCAATACTTGGCCGAAATGAAG CTTGTTCACAGGGACCTCGCAGCACGAAATGTCCTTGTAGCTGAAGGACGAAAGATGAAGATCTCGGACTTTGGCCTTTCCAGAGACGTGTATGaagaggactcttatgttaagAGGAGCAAg GGCCGTATACCTGTAAAATGGATGGCAATAGAGTCCTTGTTTGATCACATTTACACAACACAAAGTGACGT CTGGTCCTTTGGTGTGCTGTTGTGGGAGATAGTGACACTGGGAGGTAATCCATACCCAGGCATTGCTCCTGAACGCCTCTTTAACCTCCTGAAGACCGGCTACAGGATGGAGAGACCAGAGAACTGCACGGAGGAAAT GTATAACCTCATGCTACGATGTTGGAAACAAGAATCAGACAAGAGACCGACATTTTCAGACATCAGCAAAGAACTGGAAAAGATGATGGTGAAAAGTCGG GATTACCTGGACCTGGCGGCGTCCACACCGGCCGACGCCCTGCTGTACGACGACGCCCTCTCTGAAGAGGACACACCACTAGTGGACTGTAATAACGCCCCTCTCCCTCGAACCCTCCCCTCCACATGGATTGAAAACAAGCTCTATGGTAGAATTTCCCATGCATTTACTAGATTTTAG
- the csgalnact2 gene encoding chondroitin sulfate N-acetylgalactosaminyltransferase 2 — translation MPRRGLPLQGRVRWLFLGLFLLLVLLLFAYLLECTPPADVSLVLPGIAGETYGKEYYQAMLQEQEERHLNRAASLKRQIAQLKQELQEMSEKLKLLQDKKELPGVQGLAETKDQEPGDLLEYLHSQIDKAEVNTGARLPSEYALVPFESFTSSKVYQLEMGLTRHPEEKPVRKDRRDELVEVIEAALDIINNPDEEDGVEDDMPMQRQTYTEGHFIEGLYRTERDKGSLYELFFAKEDSSSFRHVTLFRPFGPLMKVRSTSVETSGMIINIIVPLSGRIETFSQFLHNFREVCIQQDRRVHLTVVYFGQESLQEVKSSLERMSREESFSNYTLIPVEEEFSRGRGLDIGAHAWKKGDVLMFFCDVDIHFTPEFLNTCRLNAAPNKKVFYPVVFSLYNPAIVYGNLELAPPIELQLIHKKDAGFWRDFGFGMTCQYRSDFLNIGGFDLEVKGWGVEDVHLYRKYLRSDLIVIRTPVSGLFHLWHEKQCADELTPEQYRMCIQSKAMNEASHSHLGMLVFREEIEAHLRKQAFKTQSKAED, via the exons ATGCCCAGGCGGGGGTTGCCGCTCCAGGGCCGGGTCCGCTGGCTCTTCCTGGGCCTCTTCCTGCttctggtgctgctgctgttcgCATACCTGCTTGAGTGCACCCCTCCAGCAGACGTCAGCCTGGTCCTGCCCGGGATTGCAGGCGAGACCTATGGGAAGGAGTACTACCAGGCCATGCTGCAGGAGCAAGAGGAGCGCCACCTGAACCGCGCCGCCAGTCTGAAGCGCCAGATTGCTCAGCTCAAACAGGAGCTGCAGGAAATGAGTGAGAAGCTGAAGCTCCTGCAGGACAAGAAGGAGTTACCTGGGGTGCAGGGCTTGGCCGAGACTAAAGACCAAGAGCCAGGAGATCTACTGGAATACCTTCACTCTCAGATCGACAAAGCCGAGGTCAACACAGGGGCGCGCCTGCCCAGCGAGTACGCACTGGTGCCCTTTGAGAGTTTCACCTCATCCAAGGTATACCAGCTGGAGATGGGCCTGACGCGGCACCCGGAGGAGAAACCTGTTCGCAAAGACCGTAGGGACGAGCTGGTGGAGGTCATTGAGGCTGCACTGGACATCATCAACAACCCTGATGAGGAGGACGGCGTAGAGGACGACATGCCAATGCAGAGACAAACCTACACAGAGGGTCACTTTATTGAAG GACTATACAGGACAGAGCGAGACAAAGGGTCGCTTTACGAGCTCTTCTTTGCCAAAGAGGATTCCAGCAGCTTCCGCCACGTCACGCTCTTCAGGCCTTTTGGTCCCTTGATGAAAGTCAGGAGCACATCTGTAGAAACATCAGGAATGATTATTAACATCATCGTGCCGCTGTCAGGCAGAATAGAAACATTCTCACAGTTCTTACACAACTTCAG GGAGGTGTGCATACAACAGGACAGACGAGTACACCTCACTGTGGTTTATTTTGGGCAAGAGAGCCTGCAAGAAGTGAAGTCATCTTTGGAAAGAATGTCAAG GGAGGAGAGCTTCTCCAATTACACTCTGATACCAGTGGAGGAGGAGTTTTCCCGGGGTCGCGGTCTTGATATCGGAGCCCACGCCTGGAAGAAAGGCGAcgtcttaatgtttttttgtgacgTGGACATCCATTTTACGCCAGAGTTCCTCAACACCTGTCGTCTGAATGCTGCTCCAA ACAAGAAAGTCTTCTATCCAGTGGTGTTCAGTCTGTACAATCCTGCCATCGTCTACGGAAATTTGGAGCTGGCTCCACCCATCGAACTCCAACTG ATTCACAAAAAAGATGCTGGATTCTGGAGAGATTTTGGCTTTGGAATGACGTGTCAGTATCGCTCGGATTTCCTAAATATTG GGGGTTTCGATCTCGAAGTGAAAGGCTGGGGTGTGGAAGACGTCCACTTGTATAGAAAGTATCTTCGGAGCGACCTGATAGTGATCCGGACACCAGTGTCGGGTCTCTTCCACCTGTGGCACGAGAAGCAGTGCGCGGACGAGCTGACACCGGAGCAGTACCGCATGTGTATCCAGTCCAAAGCCATGAACGAGGCCTCACACTCTCACCTGGGTATGCTGGTTTTCCGCGAGGAGATCGAGGCTCACCTACGCAAGCAGGCCTTCAAGACTCAGAGCAAAGCAGAGGACTGA